A single window of Colletotrichum destructivum chromosome 9, complete sequence DNA harbors:
- a CDS encoding Putative protein kinase, which yields MSSFKSQRKTWSCDSASPTTTISSHGVNIGRLSVKRDSARNTSIASSTSDSFQSRASYLGEDWMEVPPIEDTDDNQVHEGSNTLISDLEEDIEIIEDRGESLRAVQLLLESHAPEFKNSEHEELRAALLSARVKSYEGQNFIPTPTVERLLTAESVRWELGRSLPDNTSQELDGISRKICLRSGTDGESHQPGFLRVFATLILMNRPADIRRFMQSGISDDDLPLSESQLRQALDGENSSDKVPAVVDWSSKLIEEFQSLQWELCAPFFSGPNIASKVHFYRLDKNAILPFTTEELGDSAQETVGGYGVVHKVKIHNGHHGFSGESVWKAKTDSLQASTRSFAVKKLRNSDERYFAEELKALLRCSNGSRGHLVTPLAAFQRGETYNIIFEWADGGDLRQYWRANQSPRQFTPGFVHWVAEQCLGIATALGEIHTNTLAKSGTRKSSRSTIDYGRHGDLKPENVLWFHQPGSRGTLSIADFGLTTFGRSAGAQHRDKRHTPTYRAPEYDLNRGVTTQAYDIWSLGCVFLEFTTWLLIGSNGDARFSRARTTKGIGDLPDDGYFVIKRDEAAGSLRAEIKPSVSQPLVQWIDELRQHPNCITFLQRMLDIIETRMLLVDVEERIKALDCASALAEAALLIEPDSPNQLESRVSSSVVARESCYEIQDEDTRLATPLPRENGIRNLRLELLDTTSHRISTFDGLRWWVERQFGLKFDWFPLPLLDRRPASAKARLVWNVSFKHPQATGGILLTIMKYGGHDVSIFLSSHQLQRYRSRIRTCDPGILPTTNALQTSSSTASMKSTSLKSRWDSVGRSFSKTMQYWQKNNAAKCHTAATHAPSSLTAGSRKESYFCIDKHCTSIRQTSMYTVPSIDSLENDYQLFLALRESLTAARGSWLHRLSSWRTCTGVRLSKVTPKSACFAQNQFTFLFDNCDLVKAFEQEFNGNYREICKGYDYCCLPDLDPQEHMELMAETILQGLQEPERGRCGRAVLDGIPKLQSPPGINKRQYNSGWGFHTTQGYCLMKILLWVGVILSPGVVFALAWLSSVNALDLQNAFVPISLLAGLFTIMLAAVLMCTT from the exons ATGTCTTCTTTCAAGTCACAACGCAAAACATGGTCGTGCGATTCGGCAAGCCCGACGACTACCATCTCTAGTCATGGGGTGAATATCGGAAGG CTCTCTGTGAAACGGGATTCGGCGAGAAACACCAGCATAGCTTCCTCCACGTCCGACAGCTTCCAATCTAGAGCAAGCTACCTGGGAGAGGACTGGATGGAAGTTCCACCCATCGAGGACACGGACGATAACCAGGTTCACGAGGGAAGTAACACCCTGATTAGTGACCTTGAAGAAGACATTGAGATCATTGAGGACCGAGGCGAGAGCCTAAGAGCGGTTCAGCTACTGTTGGAAAGCCATGCACCGGAATTCAAAAACAGCGAGCATGAAGAGTTGAGGGCGGCCCTCCTGAGTGCTCGTGTAAAGTCATATGAGGGGCAGAACTTTATACCGACGCCAACCGTAGAAAGGTTACTGACTGCAGAAAGTGTGAGGTGGGAACTAGGTAGGAGTCTGCCGGACAACACAAGCCAGGAACTAGACGGCATTTCGCGGAAAATTTGTCTTCGGTCAGGTACAGATGGCGAATCTCACCAGCCGGGTTTCCTCCGAGTGTTTGCTACACTGATCCTGATGAACCGTCCCGCCGACATTCGAAGATTTATGCAATCCGGTATCTCAGATGACGACCTTCCTCTTTCCGAGAGCCAGCTTCGGCAAGCCCTGGATGGCGAGAACTCGTCTGATAAAGTGCCTGCCGTTGTTGATTGGAGTTCGAAACTCATAGAGGAATTCCAGTCCCTACAATGGGAGCTTTGTGCGCCTTTTTTCTCAGGGCCGAACATCGCGTCCAAGGTTCACTTTTACCGGCTCGACAAGAATGCCATTCTTCCATTTACTACCGAGGAATTGGGTGATTCTGCACAAGAAACGGTGGGGGGATACGGCGTGGTGCACAAAGTAAAGATCCATAACGGGCATCACGGCTTTTCAGGTGAATCT GTTTGGAAAGCCAAGACTGATTCATTACAGGCGTCAACCAGGAGCTTTGCGGTGAAGAAGCTCCGAAATAGCGATGAACGTTACTTCGCCGAAGAGTTGAAAGCCCTTCTGAGGTGCTCGAACGGAAGTCGTGGTCATCTTGTAACTCCCCTGGCCGCTTTTCAGCGGGGCGAGACCTACAATATCATCTTCGAATGGGCAGATGGAGGAGACCTACGGCAATATTGGAGAGCGAACCAATCTCCTCGCCAGTTCACCCCAGGATTCGTCCATTGGGTAGCCGAGCAATGTCTAGGCATAGCCACAGCGTTGGGAGAGATTCACACCAATACTCTTGCGAAGTCCGGCACACGGAAGTCGTCGAGATCAACAATTGATTACGGACGACATGGAGATCTCAAGCCCGAAAACGTGCTCTGGTTCCATCAACCCGGCAGTCGCGGAACCCTATCAATAGCCGATTTTGGTCTGACCACGTTCGGTCGATCTGCAGGGGCCCAGCATAGAGATAAGAGACATACACCAACGTACCGGGCCCCGGAGTACGATCTTAACAGAGGTGTCACCACTCAGGCATATGACATATGGTCTCTGGGGTGTGTGTTTCTCGAATTTACAACATGGCTCCTGATCGGGTCCAACGGTGATGCCAGGTTCAGCAGAGCCCGAACCACAAAAGGGATCGGGGACCTCCCTGATGATGGCTACTTTGTTATCAAGCGAGACGAGGCAGCTGGCAGTTTAAGGGCTGAAATCAAGCCTTCCGTTTCACAA CCATTGGTGCAGTGGATAGACGAATTGCGACAGCACCCGAACTGCATAACCTTCTTGCAGCGCATGCTAGATATAATAGAAACCAGAATGTTGCTGGTAGATGTTGAAGAACGTATCAAAGCTTTAGACTGTGCTTCTGCTCTTGCTGAAGCAGCATTGCTTATAGAACCCGACAGCCCGAATCAACTCGAAAGTCGGGTCTCCAGCAGTGTAGTAGCAAGAGAGTCATGTTATGAGATACAGGATGAGGATACAAGA TTAGCGACTCCACTTCCTCGGGAGAATGGCATCCGAAATCTGAGGTTGGAGCTTCTCGATACGACGTCTCACAGGATATCAACCTTTGATGGATTAAGGTGGTGGGTCGAACGCCAATTTGGCCTCAAGTTCGACTGGTTCCCACTGCCCTTGTTGGACCGCCGTCCAGCTTCGGCCAAGGCGCGTCTCGTCTGGAACGTGAGTTTCAAACACCCGCAGGCAACTGGTGGGATCCTTTTAACAATTATGAAGTATGGCGGCCATGACGTGTCGATATTTCTCAGTAGCCATCAACTCCAGCGTTACAGAAGCCGCATTCGAACTTGTGACCCGGGGATTCTACCAACAACGAACGCTCTCcaaacttcttcttctacaGCATCGATGAAATCGACGAGTTTGAAGTCTCGCTGGGACTCCGTCGGTAGAAGTTTTTCGAAGACAATGCAGTACTGGCAGAAAAACAACGCGGCCAAGTGCCACACTGCAGCGACACATGCTCCATCCAGTTTGACGGCCGGGAGTCGAAAGGAATCGTATTTCTGCATCGATAAGCACTGTACAAGCATCAGACAGACCAGCATGTATACCGTACCATCCATTGATTCATTGGAGAACGACTATCAGCTTTTTCTTGCACTCCGAGAAAGTCTCACGGCtgctcgaggatcttggcTACACCGCCTGAGCTCTTGGAGAACTTGCACAGGGGTTCGGCTCTCCAAGGTAACACCGAAATCTGCCTGTTTTGCTCAAAACCAG TTCACCTTTCTCTTCGATAACTGCGACTTGGTCAAGGCATTCGAACAGGAATTCAACGGGAACTATCGAGAAATATGTAAAGGATATGATTACTGTTGCTTGCCAGATTTGGACCCCCAAGAACACATGGAACTTATGGCTGAGACCATACTGCAAGGGCTCCAGGAGCCCGAGCGCGGCAGATGCGGTCGCGCCGTTCTTGACGGCATTCCAAAACTGCAGTCCCCCCCCGGAATTAACAAGAGACAGTACAACTCCGGATGGGGCTTCCACACAACCCAGGGGTATTGCTTGATGAAGATCTTATTGTGGGTAGGCGTGATCCTGTCTCCTGGGGTCGTCTTCGCTTTGGCCTGGCTTTCGTCGGTGAATGCCTTGGACCTGCAGAATGCCTTTGTGCCTATATCTTTACTGGCGGGTCTGTTTACTATCATGCTAGCAGCTGTCTTGATGTGTACAACCTGA
- a CDS encoding Putative ferredoxin-NADP reductase (FNR), nucleotide-binding domain-containing protein, producing the protein MSFTTSSSSVTLPVGEDVQQDGTCTPEPQNGCSELSLTAPARAYLSSRNSSSNTLVVTDTTYTRHRASPSSSSSTDVDLDDDDDEEEDNELAVPSKRGTRAYRYLRWNFGSVYRRVFTLAFLGNIAALALVVVRSLIGGPSSSSSRLTPGTCATAVSSNILAALFIRNEHTVNALFRALALLPASRTPLAVRRAFAKIYSYGGIHSGCGVASLFWFVTFLVVLTRDTPANPGAIRAYILLDSYLICALLAAIIGFAHPRARVLLHNWFEGTHRFLGWSVILLFWALVMMLAEDGRRSSSSSSSSSSSGGGDSAAEVPYAAQLVATPSFWMLIATTLLVAYPWTRLRLRDVEAEAMSDHVVKLNFNYADVHYGQAVRLTDAPLRETHAFAVIPNPAAPSSSTAANNDDDVEKALSREGGGGGGGGGALSNAGKKGFSVLVSNAGDWTAKIIKDPPKKIWTRGVPQYGVLRVAGLFEPCIVMATGSGIGPCLSLFVQRPEHPVRIVWSAQRPAETYGQAVIDALYRADPGAVIIDTQKTGRPDLVAVAYRIWDGSRRRALGLAQDDETKAKTTTTMTTNTMQTTMTTTTTTTTRSGRRTGPCEAVVIISNQKVTRKVVYGLESRGIPAYGAIFDS; encoded by the coding sequence ATGTCTTTTACaacgtcgtcttcctcagTCACCCTTCCagtcggcgaggacgtccAGCAGGACGGGACGTGTACGCCAGAACCCCAGAATGGCTGCTCCGAACTCAGCTTGACAGCCCCCGCGAGAGCCTATCTCTCGAGCCGCAACTCATCCTCCAACACTCTCGTGGTAACAGATACTACCTACACGAGGCACCGGGCCTCACCGTCCTCGTCTAGCTCAACCGAcgttgaccttgacgacgacgacgacgaagaagaagacaacgAGCTCGCCGTCCCGTCGAAAAGGGGCACGCGCGCCTACCGCTATCTCCGCTGGAACTTCGGCTCCGTCTACAGACGCGTCTTCACCCTCGCTTTCCtcggcaacatcgccgccctcgccctggTAGTCGTCCGGTCCCTCATCGGCgggccgtcctcgtcgtcgtcccgcctGACGCCCGGGACCTGCgcgacggccgtctcgtccaACATCCTCGCCGCGCTCTTCATCCGCAACGAGCACACCGTCAACGCTCTATtccgcgccctcgccctcctcccggccTCCCGGACGCCgctcgccgtccgccgcgccTTCGCCAAGATCTACTCGTACGGTGGCATCCACAGCGGCTGCGGCGTGGCCTCGCTCTTCTGGTTCGTGACCTTCCTCGTCGTGCTCACGCGCGACACGCCGGCGAACCCGGGCGCGATCCGCGCCTACATCCTGCTCGACAGCTATCTCATCTGCgcgctcctcgccgccatcatcggcttcgCGCACCCGAGGGCGCGCGTGCTGCTGCACAACTGGTTTGAGGGCACCCACCGCTTCCTCGGGTGGtccgtcatcctcctcttctggGCGCTCGTCATGAtgctcgccgaggacgggaggaggagtagcagcagtagcagtagcagtagcagcagcggcggcggcgacagcgcaGCCGAGGTCCCGTACGCCGCGCAGCTCgtggcgacgccgtcgttcTGGATGCTCATCGCCACCacgctcctcgtcgcctaCCCCTGGACGCGACTGCGGCTgcgcgacgtcgaggctgaAGCCATGTCGGACCACGTGGTCAAGCTCAACTTTAACTACGCCGACGTGCACTacggccaggccgtccgGCTCACGGACGCGCCGCTGCGCGAGACGCACGCCTTTGCCGTGATCCCCaacccggcggcgccgtcttcttcgacagccgccaacaacgacgacgacgtcgagaaggcgttgagcagggaaggaggaggaggaggaggaggaggaggagcgctCTCCAACGCCGGCAAGAAGGGCTTCTCGGTGCTCGTGTCCAACGCGGGCGACTGGACGGCCAAGATCATCAAGGACCCGCCCAAGAAGATCTGGACGCGCGGGGTGCCGCAGTACGGGGTGCTCCGGGTGGCGGGCCTCTTCGAGCCGTGCATCGTCATGGCGACGGGCTCGGGGATCGGGCCGTGCCTCAGCCTCTTCGTGCAGCGGCCGGAGCACCCGGTGCGGATCGTGTGGTCGGCACAGCGGCCGGCGGAGACGTACGGGCAGGCGGTTATCGACGCACTGTACCGGGCGGACCCGGgggccgtcatcatcgacacGCAGAAGACGGGGCGACCGGACCTCGTGGCGGTGGCGTACCGCATCTGGGATGGCAGCCGACGGCGGGCCTTGGGGCTCGCgcaagacgacgagacgaaggcgaagacgacgacgacgatgacgacaaaTACTAtgcagacgacgatgacgacgacgacgacgacgacgaccaggaGCGGGAGAAGGACGGGGCCTTGCGAGGCGGTCGTCATCATCTCCAACCAAAAAGTGACGAGGAAGGTCGTCTACGGGCTGGAGAGCCGGGGCATCCCGGCTTACGGGGCCATCTTCGACTCGTGA
- a CDS encoding Putative glucose-methanol-choline oxidoreductase, Cellulose-binding domain, fungal, producing the protein MKLFSRTGALAALLAATPLLDGVAAQSPVPTTFTDPGTGIIFNTWSASSAQTAGGMTYGFALPENALTTNANEFIGYLQCASKNGQGTGWCGISIGGYMVNRLLVVAWPNAGEILTSFRWASGFEMPPVYAGDAKLTQIASTINATHYTLIYRCQNCFQWDHNGVTGSIPTSAGGMALGWVQAFNSPTNPSCPANIVLAQHDNQGIHGAGLDTTVANPSYSAWAALATKTVTGNCGGGSTATSAPTSTATGVPGPTGVPVPSGTYDYIVVGAGAGGIPLADKLSEAGKSVLLIEKGPPSSGRWGGTMKPAWLEGTNLTRFDVPGLCNQIWRASGGIACQDTDQMAGCVLGGGTAINAALWWKPYAQDWDYNFPSGWKSSDVAAATSRVFSRIPGTTTPSQDGKVYLTNGFNAIAGGLRTSGWRELDLNANPNAKNRTFGKTPYMYSGGERGGPMATYLVSASKRGNFKLWTRTAVRRVVRSGGHITGIEVEPYQEGGYVGTVNVTPVTGRVILSAGTFGSAKVLLRSGIGPTDQLEVVKGTTDGPTMIGNSSWINLPVGYNLEDHTNTDTVVTHPDVQFYDFYAAYVGPNATEKDAYLQKRSGILAQSAPNIGPLFFEEIKGADGITRQLQYTARMEGSLDVPDGKAITISQYLGRGATSRGRMTINAALSTVVSTQPYLNDQNDVEAVIKGLENLQASLRGVPNLIWNFPPPGTSVRDYVNSTPKTYTSRRANHWIGTNKLGTRDGRSAGDAVVDLNTKVYGTDNLFVVDASIFPGMVTTNPSSYIVVAAEHAAARILALATATAQPLYAQCGGSTWNGSFQCAAGLKCTFKDAYYSQCL; encoded by the exons ATGAAGCTCTTCAGCCGTACCGGTGCTCTAGCAGCCCTTCTGGCGGCTACGCCAC TTCTCGATGGAGTCGCCGCGCAGTCCCCCGTCCCGACCACCTTCACCGACCCAGGAACCGGCATCATCTTCAACACCTGGTCGGCCAGCAGTGCCCAGACGGCCGGAGGCATGACCTATGGTTTTGCCCTGCCTGAGAACGCCCTGACAACCAACGCCAACGAGTTCATCGGTTACCTG CAATGCGCATCCAAGAACGGCCAAGGCACCGGCTGGTGCGGTATCTCGATTGGCGGCTACATGGTCAACAGGCTCCTCGTCGTGGCATGGCCCAACGCCGGCGAGATCCTCACCTCGTTCCGCTGGGCATCCGGCTTCGAGATGCCCCCCGTctacgccggcgacgccaaGCTGACGCAGATCGCGTCCACCATCAACGCAACGCACTACACCCTCATCTACCGCTGCCAGAACTGCTTCCAGTGGGACCACAACGGCGTCACGGGAAGCATCCCCACCAGCGCGGGAGGCATGGCCCTCGGCTGGGTCCAGGCCTTCAACAGCCCGACCAACCCGTCTTGTCCCGCCAACATCGTTTTGGCCCAGCACGACAACCAGGGCATCCACGGCGCCGGACTGGACACCACCGTGGCCAACCCCTCCTACTCGGCCTGGGCTGCCCTCGCCACCAAGACCGTGACCGGTAACTGCGGAGGCGGCTCCACggccacgtcggcgccgacctctACGGCGACCGGCGTCCCGGGACCCACCGGGGTGCCCGTGCCCTCCGGCACGTACGACTATATCGTGGTCGGagccggcgctggcggcaTCCCGCTCGCCGACAAGCTGAGCGAGGCAGGTAAGAGCGTGCTGCTGATCGAAAAGGGACCGCCGTCCTCGGGCCGATGGGGCGGCACCATGAAGCCCGCTTGGCTCGAAGGCACCAACCTGACCAGGTTCGACGTGCCTGGTCTCTGCAACCAGATCTGGCGCGCCTCGGGCGGAATCGCCTGCCAGGACACCGACCAGATGGCCGGCTGCGTGCTCGGCGGAGGCAcggccatcaacgccgcTCTTTGGTGGAAG CCCTACGCCCAGGACTGGGACTACAACTTCCCCTCGGGCTGGAAGTCgagcgacgtcgccgccgcgacgagcCGCGTCTTCTCCCGCATCCCTGGcaccacgacgccgtcccaGGACGGCAAGGTCTACCTCACCAACGGCttcaacgccatcgccggcggcctgcgCACCTCGGGCTGGCGGGAGCTCGACCTCAACGCCAACCCCAACGCCAAGAACCGCACGTTCGGCAAGACGCCCTACATGTACTCGGGCGGCGAGCGTGGCGGGCCCATGGCGACGTACCTGGTCTCGGCGAGCAAGCGCGGCAACTTCAAGCTGTGGACCAGGACGGCCGTCAGGCGCGTCGTCCGCTCGGGCGGGCACATCACGggcatcgaggtcgagcccTACCAAGAGGGCGGCTACGTCGGGACGGTCAACGTGACCCCCGTCACGGGCCGCGTCATCCTGTCGGCCGGCACGTTCGGGAGCGCCAAGGTGCTGCTGCGCAGCGGCATCGGGCCGACGGaccagctcgaggtcgtcaagggcaCCACGGACGGGCCGACGATGATCGGCAACTCGTCGTGGATCAACCTGCCTGTGGGGTACAACCTCGAGGATCATACCAAC ACCGACACCGTCGTCACTCACCCGGACGTGCAGTTCTACGACTTCTACGCCGCCTACGTCGGCCCCAACGCCACCGAGAAGGACGCCTACCTGCAGAAGCGGAGCGGCATCCTGGCCCAGTCCGCGCCCAACATCGGGCCCCT ATTCTTTGAGGAGATCAAGGGCGCAGACGGCATCACGCGCCAACTGCAGTACACGGCTCGCATGGAGGGCAGCCTCGACGTCCCCGACGGCA AGGCCATCACCATCAGCCAGtacctcggccgcggcgccaCCTCGCGCGGCCGCATGaccatcaacgccgccctcAGCACCGTCGTCTCCACGCAGCCGTACCTGAACGACCAgaacgacgtcgaggccgtcatcaAGGGTCTCGAGAACCTGCAGGCCTCGCTCCGCGGCGTGCCCAATCTCATCTGGAACTTCCCTCCGCCCGGTACCTCGGTCCGGGACTACGTCAACAGCACGCCCAAGACGTACACAAGCCGCCGCGCGAACCATTGGATCG GCACCAACAAGCTCGGCACCAGAGACGGCCGCAGCgcaggcgacgccgtcgtcgacctcaacACAAAGGTCTACGGCACGGACaacctcttcgtcgtcgacgcctccaTCTTCCCGGGCATGGTGACGACGAACCCGTCGTCGTACATAGTCGTCGCCGCAGAgcacgccgccgcgcgcatcctcgccctcgcgaccgcgaccgcgCAGCCGCTGTACGCCCAGTGCGGCGGGTCGACGTGGAACGGCAGCTTCCAgtgcgccgccggcctgaAGTGCACCTTCAAGGACGCGTACTACTCGCAG TGTCTCTAA
- a CDS encoding Putative glycosyl hydrolase, five-bladed beta-propellor domain superfamily — protein sequence MVSLRSLLAAGLAATSAFANPIQSLDFTGTSLAPRADPSLTGYLGAFFLGAEPYVYLYLSNGNNPNSFRTLNGGSPVIRPTKGTGGVRDPAIVEGGGAEKGKKWYIVGTDLDIGKTTWDAAQRQGSKGIFVWESTDLVNWSAERLVVVENANAGMVWAPEAIWDPTKGQYLVHWASKFYPASDPNHTGAPGPIVIRYAYTSDFRTFSAPQTYIDKSPTNIIDLNILPTSTDGRSFVRFLKDESLKTVFVEVTTTGLFGTWTRPGGSSAIIASGVEGPAAYWDNQVAGKAHVLLDFYGADGYRPYETTNVASNSGWTASSRTGFPTGLRHGSVLPINKTAYDALTSRWG from the exons ATGGTCTCTCTCAGatccctcctcgccgccggcctggccgccaCCTCGGCCTTCGCCAATCCAATCCAATCCCTCGACTTCACCGGCACTTCCCTCGCGCCGCGTGCAGACCCGAGCCTGACGGGCTACCTCGgtgccttcttcctcggcgccgagcctTACGTCTACCTGTACCTTTCCAACGGGAACAACCCCAACTCGTTCCGCACTCTCAATGGCGGCTCGCCCGTCATCCGCCCGACAAAGGGCACCGGCGGCGTGCGCGACccggccatcgtcgagggtggcggcgccgagaagggcaagaagtgGTACATTGTCGGTACGGACCTGGATATCGGAAAG ACGACCTGGGATGCGGCCCAGAGACAGGGGTCCAAGGGCATCTTCGTCTGGGAGAGCACCGATCTCGTCAACTGGAGCGCTGAgaggctcgtcgtcgtcgagaacgccaacgccggcatgGTCTGGGCCCCCGAAGCCATCTGGGACCCGACAAAGGGCCAGTACCTCGTCCATTGGGCATCCAAGTTT TATCCCGCATCGGACCCCAATCACACCGGCGCCCCCGGCCCCATCGTGATCCGCTACGCCTACACCTCCGACTTCCGCACCTTCTCGGCCCCGCAGACCTACATCGACAAGTCGCCCACCAACATCATCGACCTCAACATcctgccgacctcgaccgacGGCCGCTCTTTCGTGCGCTTCCTCAAGGACGAGAGCCTCAAgaccgtcttcgtcgaggTCACTACCACCGGCCTCTTCGGCACCTGGACGCGCcccggcggcagctccgccatcatcgcgagcggcgtcgagggcccCGCCGCCTACTGGGACAACCAAGTCGCCGGCAAGGCTCACGTCCTGCTCGACTTTTACGGTGCCGACGGCTACCGTCCGTACGAGACGACCAACGTGGCCAGCAACTCGGGCTGGACCGCGAGCTCGCGAACCGGATTCCCCACTGGGCTGAGGCATGGTAGCGTGCTGCCCATCAACAAGACGGCGTACGATGCTTTGACAAGCCGCTGGGGTTGA